CACCGCCGAGATGCACAAGGTGGCCGAAGAGGGGATCGCGGCGCATTGGAGCTACAAGGAGGGCGGCAGCAGCGAGCTGCGCGAGACCGAGCGCTTCGCCTGGCTGCGCCGGCTCATCGAGTGGCAGCAGAACCTCAAAGACCCGCAGGAATTCCTTTCCACCGTCAAGGATGACCTCTTTCCCGAAGAGGTCTTTGTGTTTACGCCCAAGGGCGACGTGCTCGACTTTCCGCAGGGCGCGACCGTCATCGATTTCGCCTACCGCATCCACTCCCAGGTCGGCCATCACCTCGCCGCCGCGCGGGTCAACGGCAAGCTGGTGCCGCTGCGCTACCGGTTGAAGTCAGGCGACACGGTCGAGGTCGTCACCGCCGAGCGGCAGAAGCCAGGCAAGGACTGGATGAACTGGGCGGTGACCGCGCGCGCCAAAAGCCGCATTCGCCAGTGGCTGCGCTCACAGCAGGCCGAGCGCTCGATGAAGTGGGGCGCGACGCTGATCGACCGCGAGCTGGCGCCGCTCGGGCTCAGCGTCGCGCAACTGCGTGCAGCCCATCGCTTCGAGCCGGCGCTGCGCGAGTTCTCCTACAAGGATGTCGAGAGCCTGCTGGCTGCCGTCGGCTACGGGATCATCACCGTAAGCCAGCTTCTGGCCAAGCTTCTCAGCGCCGAGGAGTTGAAGCTCTATCGCGCCGAGAAGCAGGGGCCGCCCCCAACGGCGCCCGAGGCGGGGCGCCCTGGCCGTGAGCAGCGGCGCGCTGCCAGCGGTGACGCGGTGATGGTTTCGGGCGTGGGAGACGTGCTGGTGCGTTTCGCGCGATGCTGCAATCCGCTGCCGGGCGAGGAGATAACCGGCTTTATCACGCGCGGGCGCGGTGTCACGGTCCATCTCAAGGGATGCCCGCACGCGATGGCGAGCGACCCGCAGCGCCGGGTGCCGGTGATATGGAAGGAGGGCGAGGAGAGCCCACGCCCGATCCGGCTCGAAGTCCTGTGCATCGACCAACCGGGCCTGCTCGCCGCGATGTCGAAGACGATCGCCTCGGCCGGCGTCAATATCTCGACCGCCGAGGTCAAGACCAATGGCAGCGACGGGCGCGCGCTCTCGGTGTTCGAGGTCAGCGTGGGCAGCGCGCGCCAACTCAACAACCTCATCCACCAGATTGCCGCGATCGACGGCGTGATGCGGGTGTCACGGCTGGGGATGGGCGGCAACGGCCATCGCGTCTAGCCATCGACCGTCGCCGGTCCGCATCTTTTTGCGGTAGCTCTCCGATGAAGCATGAGATTTCGACCTCCTCGGCGCCGACTGCGATCGGGCCCTATGCGCAGGCAATTGGCGACGGCGAATGGCTTTTCTGTTCGGGGCAGCTCGGCATTGATCCCGCCACCGGCCGGCTCGTCGAGGGCGGCGTCGCGGCCGAGACGCGGCGCGCGATGGACAACCTGCGCGAGGTGCTCGCCGCTGCGGGGCTGAGCTTCGATGACGTCGTCAAGACCACCATCTATCTGGCCGACCTTGCCGACTTCGAAACCGTCAACCGGATCTACGGTGAGCATCTAAGCCCGCCCTATCCGGCACGCTCGACGGTTCAGGTGGCGGCGCTGCCGCGCGGCGCGCGCGTCGAGATCGATGCGATCGCCCGCCGCCGCTCGTAGCGCGGTACTCGCGAGTTACGGCGCGGGCAGGGGGCAGGCGCGGAGGCCCGCGTCATTCATGGAAGGCTCATCCGCCGCTCAAGTTGCCTACGCGAGATCGAGAATTTTCAGCGCGGCGGCGTTGAGGTAGCGCCCGGCGGGATCGAGCTTGCGCGCAGAGCGCAGCAGACGGTCGGCGATGCGGCGGCGGGCGTAGCCGCGCAGCGGGCCGCGGTACAGCCGCGCCTTGTCGAGGTCAAGGATGACCATGGCGAAGCTCTCGCCCTGCGGCGTGACGAAGAGGTTGTGCAGGTTGAGGTCGGGATGATAGAGCCCGCAGCGCAGCATCGTCTCGACCGCCGCGCGCGCCGTCTGGAGCACGTGGGCGCGCACCGCGGAGTCGTCGTCGGTCTGCACGAACTCCCATAGCGTCATTCCGGAAATTGCGCGCGTCATGAAGAAGCCGCGATACACTCCCGGTGCGACCCATCGTACGGCCGCGCCGAGCGGCTCGGCGACCGGCACCCCGCGGCGCGCCGCCTCGGCGGTGACAGCGAGCTCGCGCACCGGCCGCGGACGCAATCCGACGTAAAGATCGTCGAGCACTAAACGGATTGCGCCACCGCGCCGCGCGCGGCGCACGAACAGCTCGGGCGCGCCGTCGAGTCTCAGATGAAAGCCGCCGCCGCGATTTCCCGCGCCCACGTTCTCCTCAATTCCAAGCAGCGGCAGGCGCGTCGCCAGCGCCCCCGCGTGGGATGCGAGGTCGGCGCGCAGATGCAGTTGGTACGGTCCGGCGGTGAGCCGGACGAAGGCGTGCGCTGCCGCCAGGCGCGCGCCGAGCGAGCCGCCGCGCGGCAGCCTCACTTCAGCGTCTGCGCCTCCTCGATCAGCATGATCGGGATGTCGTCCCTGATCGGGTAGAGCAGGTGGCAGGCGTCGCAGATAAGGCCGTCCTGCTTGTCGGTCAGACGCAAGTCGCCCTTGCACTTGGGACAGGCGAGAATCTCGAGCAGCTCCTGGCTGATGGCCATGTCGCCAACCTTCCTTCGCATGCCTCAGGAACGGCCGCCGGCGGCGGCGCGCGGACGCTCGCGTTCGCCGATGACCATCGCGAGCAGCCGTGCCTCGTCCTCGAGGTCCATCGCGACTTCGAGCCGTAAAGCGTACAGCGAATCGCGCTGGAACGGAAATCGCTCGAGTTTGACCAGGTCCTTTTCGGTGGTCACCACTAACGCGCCGTCGTGAGTCGCGGCGACGATGCTTTGCCAGTCGCCCGCGGTGTAGGCGTGATGGTCGGGATATTCGAGCACACCGACCAGGTCGGCCTCCAGCGCGCGCAGCATCCGATAAAATCCACTCGGATTGGCAAGGCCGCTCACCGCGACTACCCGCCGCCCGGTGAGCGCCGCTGGCGTCTCGCTCCATCCTGTGGGCCCCGCCTGGACCAGCGCGCGCGGCTTAAGCGCCGCGCGCATCACGCACGGATGCGCCGCCAGCGCATGCGGCAGCGTGGCGGAGTCGACGCCGCCCGGGGTTTCGATCAGAATCACCGCATCGGCGCGGCGCGCAGCGCTCGCCGGCTCACGCATCGGGCCCGCCGGCAGCAGCCATCCGTTGCCCACGCCGCGCTCGGCGCTGGCGAGCAGGAGGTCGGCGCCGCGCGCCAGGCGCACGTGCTGGAAGGCGTCGTCGAGCACGACCGCGTCGATCGCGCCCAGGCGCTCCTCGATAAGAGCGATGCCGTCGATCCGTCGGCGCCCGACCGCGATCGGCCCTCGGAACGCCTTGGCCATCATCATCGCCTCGTCGCCCGACTCTTCGAGCCCGACCAGCGGGCGCTCGCCGTCAGAGACCAGCGTCGCGCGCGCGGCCGTTGCCGCGCGGCCCCATCCGCGGCTCACGATTCCGACTTTCAGCCCGCGCATCACCAGGCGCGACGCCATGAACAGCGTGAACGGGGTTTTGGCATTGCCGCCGACCGTCAGGTTGCCGACGCTCACCACCAGCGGCCGCGCCCGGCGTTTCATCCTGCGCCAGTAGGCTGCGCGCGCGGCCAGCGCGACGCGATAGAGGCCGGCAGCAGGCACCAGCGCCGCCCACAGCATCTGCTCGTGCAGCGCGAGGTCGCTTTGCCAGAGCCTCTCCAGGCGCGAGCGGCTGGGCGGTGCGAGCGGGCCGGGCATGGCTCAGGTTGTCGCGCCGAGCAGGGGGCGGAGATGCGCCAGCGTCGCGCATAGCCCGCCCCCCATCCGCTCAACCGCCGCGCGTGCACGGTCTCCGGCGGCGCGCCGCGCCGCCTCGTCGCCCAGCCACGCCGCCGCCACGCGGGCGAACTCGGCGGCGTCGCGCACGACCGCCGCCGCTTGAGCCTTCAGCAGCGCGTCGGCGATCGCGCGCTGGTTGTCATGGAACGGTCCGAGCATCACCGGCACCGCCGCTGCCGCCGGCTCGACGGGGCTTTGCCCGCCGCGGCCGCGTACGAGGCTTCCGCCGACAAAGGCGACCGCCGCCAGAGCGTACAACGCGCGCAGCTCGCCCATCGTGTCGAGCACCAGCGCACTCGGCGTGTTTATCGTATCCGCGCCTTTCAGGGCGCTCGCTTTGACGTAGCTGAGGCCGGCGCGCGCGACGATCCGTTCGACCTCGGATGTGCGCTCGAGATGGCGCGGCGCGATCGCAAGCGCGAGTGTGGGAAACCGGGCGCGCAGTTCAAGGTAGGCATCGACCGCGATCTGATCTTCGCCCGGGGCTGTCGAGCCCGCGACGACCAGCGGCCTCCCATAAGCGAACGCCGCCAGCGCCGGGCGCAGCGCGGGGGGCGTCAGCGAGGGAAGGTCGAGCTTGGTGTTTCCCGTGACCCTGATGCGATCCGCCGCGGCGCCCAGCGTGCGGAAGCGGCAGGCGTCCTCTTCGCTCTGTGCCAGCACGAGATCGGCGTATGCAAGCGCCGCAGCCAGCAGCGGCCGGACATAACGGTAGCGCGCCAGGGCGCGCTCCGAGACGCGGCCGTTAACGATCGCGATGCGCGCACCGGCCGCGTGCGACTCGACGAAGTAGTTCGGCCACAGTTCGGTTTCGGCGATCAGCACCAGGGTAGGGCGCACCGCGGCAAGGAACGGTTCCAGCGCGCGGCGGCAGTCGAGTGGGGCGAGCAGATGCGCCCGCGCGGCGGGAATCGAGCGGCGCGCGGCGTCGCGGCCCGCCGCGGTCATCGTGGTCACGACGGCCGAAGCCTGCGGCAGCTCGTCGAGCAGCGCGGCCAGCACTGCGCGCAGCGCCCCGACCTCGCCGACCGACGCCGCGTGCGCCCAGATTCGCGGCGCTCCCGGCGCGGCGCCGTTGGCGGAGCAGGCCAGCCCGAGCCGCGCGCGGCGCGCTTCGGCGTCGCCGCGTGCCCCGCTCAGCGCGAGGGCAAACGGCAGCGCCGGATACCACATCGCGTTATACAGGCGGAGCATCATCATTCCGGCATCGATGGCGCCGCGACGAAACCGGCCGCCGCAGGCGTCGCGCCCTTAGGCCTCATGACATCATTTCGAGCGCGATCGCGGCGACGCGCGCGGCTGCTCCCGGCTCGCCCAGCTGCGCGCGCAGCGCGAGCAGCGCCTCGCGTGTCTGGGTGCGCAACGGCTCGACCATCAGGTTTTCCGCGGCGCGAATCAGATTGCGCACGGTGACCCGGCGCTGAATCAGCTCGGGCACGATCTCACGTCCGGCCAGGATGTTGGGCATCGCGATATGGTTGACGCCGCGCACCAGGACGCGCGCGAGCGCGT
The sequence above is drawn from the Candidatus Binataceae bacterium genome and encodes:
- a CDS encoding bifunctional (p)ppGpp synthetase/guanosine-3',5'-bis(diphosphate) 3'-pyrophosphohydrolase, whose amino-acid sequence is MEELAPAISAPAGLEELIRQVQSYNPQADLSLIRRAYEYSARMHAEQKRESGEPYVTHPLNVALIIAQLRLDLPSIITGLLHDVVEDTIASLEEVRELFGPEVATLVDGVTKVSRITFSSRAEKQAENFRKMVIAMAHDIRVVLIKLADRLHNMRTLSHLARDRQEEIARETLEIYAPIAHRLGIYWLKSELEDAAFRYLNPSAYAALKAQVARTMAESEEYIRAVIQIISQRLEEAGVKAEVTGRPKNIYSIHRKMQEEGLNFDQVYDVVAFRIIVGTLRECYEALGVVHANWKPIPGRFKDYIALPKINMYQSLHTTVIGPKGQRMEVQIRTAEMHKVAEEGIAAHWSYKEGGSSELRETERFAWLRRLIEWQQNLKDPQEFLSTVKDDLFPEEVFVFTPKGDVLDFPQGATVIDFAYRIHSQVGHHLAAARVNGKLVPLRYRLKSGDTVEVVTAERQKPGKDWMNWAVTARAKSRIRQWLRSQQAERSMKWGATLIDRELAPLGLSVAQLRAAHRFEPALREFSYKDVESLLAAVGYGIITVSQLLAKLLSAEELKLYRAEKQGPPPTAPEAGRPGREQRRAASGDAVMVSGVGDVLVRFARCCNPLPGEEITGFITRGRGVTVHLKGCPHAMASDPQRRVPVIWKEGEESPRPIRLEVLCIDQPGLLAAMSKTIASAGVNISTAEVKTNGSDGRALSVFEVSVGSARQLNNLIHQIAAIDGVMRVSRLGMGGNGHRV
- a CDS encoding RidA family protein, giving the protein MKHEISTSSAPTAIGPYAQAIGDGEWLFCSGQLGIDPATGRLVEGGVAAETRRAMDNLREVLAAAGLSFDDVVKTTIYLADLADFETVNRIYGEHLSPPYPARSTVQVAALPRGARVEIDAIARRRS
- a CDS encoding lipopolysaccharide kinase InaA family protein — its product is MRLPRGGSLGARLAAAHAFVRLTAGPYQLHLRADLASHAGALATRLPLLGIEENVGAGNRGGGFHLRLDGAPELFVRRARRGGAIRLVLDDLYVGLRPRPVRELAVTAEAARRGVPVAEPLGAAVRWVAPGVYRGFFMTRAISGMTLWEFVQTDDDSAVRAHVLQTARAAVETMLRCGLYHPDLNLHNLFVTPQGESFAMVILDLDKARLYRGPLRGYARRRIADRLLRSARKLDPAGRYLNAAALKILDLA
- a CDS encoding Trm112 family protein, which translates into the protein MAISQELLEILACPKCKGDLRLTDKQDGLICDACHLLYPIRDDIPIMLIEEAQTLK
- the lpxK gene encoding tetraacyldisaccharide 4'-kinase, which codes for MPGPLAPPSRSRLERLWQSDLALHEQMLWAALVPAAGLYRVALAARAAYWRRMKRRARPLVVSVGNLTVGGNAKTPFTLFMASRLVMRGLKVGIVSRGWGRAATAARATLVSDGERPLVGLEESGDEAMMMAKAFRGPIAVGRRRIDGIALIEERLGAIDAVVLDDAFQHVRLARGADLLLASAERGVGNGWLLPAGPMREPASAARRADAVILIETPGGVDSATLPHALAAHPCVMRAALKPRALVQAGPTGWSETPAALTGRRVVAVSGLANPSGFYRMLRALEADLVGVLEYPDHHAYTAGDWQSIVAATHDGALVVTTEKDLVKLERFPFQRDSLYALRLEVAMDLEDEARLLAMVIGERERPRAAAGGRS
- a CDS encoding glycosyltransferase N-terminal domain-containing protein, giving the protein MLRLYNAMWYPALPFALALSGARGDAEARRARLGLACSANGAAPGAPRIWAHAASVGEVGALRAVLAALLDELPQASAVVTTMTAAGRDAARRSIPAARAHLLAPLDCRRALEPFLAAVRPTLVLIAETELWPNYFVESHAAGARIAIVNGRVSERALARYRYVRPLLAAALAYADLVLAQSEEDACRFRTLGAAADRIRVTGNTKLDLPSLTPPALRPALAAFAYGRPLVVAGSTAPGEDQIAVDAYLELRARFPTLALAIAPRHLERTSEVERIVARAGLSYVKASALKGADTINTPSALVLDTMGELRALYALAAVAFVGGSLVRGRGGQSPVEPAAAAVPVMLGPFHDNQRAIADALLKAQAAAVVRDAAEFARVAAAWLGDEAARRAAGDRARAAVERMGGGLCATLAHLRPLLGATT